One Paenibacillus sp. SYP-B4298 genomic window, CGATTCCATCGACGTTCCCTATAGAGAGGAATTTGCCGTTTCCAAAGACGCATTTATACCGCTGACTTCCACACAGGTCAAGGCAGAAAAAGCTGACGATGCCAGTTGGATAAGCTGTACCATTCTTTATGACGGTGAAGTGGTAGCGAATCATAGATCTAGAGGAGATAGGGCGCAGGCCGTTTGTGAGAAGACCTTCCGTCTGGGTCCGGGATGAACGTAGGAGCGTTTCTCCAGATAAGCGGTTTAATACAAAAAAGGGGGAACCATTATGTTATTTACAGCCTTGCTGTCAAGCCTTGTCGTGCTGGCATTAATTGATTCCACAAGTTTCGGTACACTGTTGATACCCATTTGGCTACTTATGACTTCTCAACGTGTTCGAGTAGGCAGATTTTTTATTTACTTGTCCACAGTTGTGGGATTTTACTTTTTGGCAGGTCTAATGATCATGTTTAGTGCTGACGCGTTTCTAAACAGATATGGTTCATTGCTTGAATCCCATTCATTTCTGTATGGGCAAATCACTTTAGGAATCGTGTTAATGGTGGTTAGCCAGCTTATGGATACGAATAAAGCGCGTGCACTTGCTGCGGAACGGGCAGCAAGAGGAGAGGGTCGTATTTTAAAGTGGAGAAATCGTGTTATGGGCGATTCAGTTTCCAGCCAAGGCTCTATCGCTATGCTTATCGGACTTGCGCTGACCGCTGTCGTACTTGAAATAGCAACAATGCTCCCCTACCTGGCGGCGATTGGTCTTATAGCTTCTGAGGGGCCTTCATGGCCGATGTCCGGCATCCTGTTATTCGGTTATTGTATCGTCATGGTTGTACCTGCGTTTGTTCTGCTAATCGGACGACTTATCGCTTATCGTACATTGAAGCAACCTCTTGTCAGATTGGATAGATGGTTAGTAAAAAACGCCCAAAGTACCACAGCCTGGGTTATTGGCATTGTTGGCTTTCTATTAACTGCGAACGCTATTTATGATCTAGGGTGGGTCGGTTGATTCATTGGCGTAATAATGGAGGTGGGTTCAAGTTTCACGCAAAGAGCCCATGATCATACAGATTTATCCAAGGATTGGTTAAATGGAATAAGGGTATTTCAATATCAACCCAATGATACTATTATTACCTACTTACCTCACATAGAGGCACAGCTTGATGAATATGTAATATCCTAAAATTCAGCCATTAAAATTGGGCTCAATCTAAAAATTAGCGGTTGAACTTTTGAACGGGTCTGTCAAGAATTTTGTGTAAACGGAATTAGGCGATAAAGCCCCCGAGGGGGCGACTTCCCCCTCAGCTTAAATGTTGCCCGACCCGATCTGGAAAGAAGACGGACAGTTGGAGAAGCATCTGTCCCCCCAATTCTGTACCCGGCCTGTCCATTTGCGAACAACATCCATCGTAGAGAGATAGAGCATCTTGAGCAAGGCTTCATCGGAAGGGAAAATGCTCTTGCCCTGTGTCACCTTACGTAGCTGGCGGTGGTAGCCTTCGATGATGTTCGTCGTATAAATGAGCTTACGAATTTCTGGCGGGTACTTGAAGAAGGTGGATAATTCCTCCCAATTCTTACGCCAGTGGATACTTGGTTCCCCAAACCTCTTCAAAGCGATCCAGTTCTACTCGCGCCGCTTCTTCCGTAGCCGCTTTATAGATGGGCTTTAAATCGGCAGTTACCTTTCTGAGGTCCTTATAGGACACATAACGCGTGGAATTGCGAATCGGATGGATAATACACTTCTGAATTTCGGTCTGTGGATAGCAAGCAGTAATCGCCTGAGAGAAACCAGTCAGGTTATCCACACAGGTAATAAGGATGTCCTGAACGCCGCGATTTTTCAGCTTGTTCAGCACGCTGAGCCAAAACTTGGCCGATCGTTTTCCCCAATCCATATGCCCAGTACATCCTTATTGCCGTCCAAATCAATGCCAATGACCATGTATGCAGCCTTATTCACAATGGCGCCATCCTACTTCACTTTGAAGTGAATGGCATCGAGAAAGACAACCGCGTAAACGCTTTGCAGCGGACGATTCTGCCATTCTTTGACCAGCGGCATGATTTTATGGGTGACGTTGGAGATGAGCGTAGGCGACACTTCAATTCCGTAGAGCTGCTGAAGATGATCCTGAATCTCCCGCGTGCTGACGCCTTTCGCATAGAGCGCGATGATCTGATCTTCGATACCGGTCACGTTGGATTGGAATTTCTTGACCACCAGCGGCTCAAACTCGCCTTGACGGTCACGAGGAACTGCAATCTCCTGCTCTCCGTACTCGCTAGTAATCTTTTTACGGCTCTTACCATTCCGAGAATTAGCCGTTGTTTTTTCGGTCGTGTCATGTTTGACATAACCCAGATGGGTGTCCATCTCCGCCTCTAGCATTTCCTGGATTGTTTCGGCAAACAGGTCTTTTAAAGCGTTTTGTGCATCCTGTGCAGTCACCAACTTATTTTCTTTTATGAAGGTTCTTAATTGCTCCTTGGTCCACAGTCCCATGTGTTCTCCCAACCTTTCTGTTGATTCCATTTTAATAGGTTTTGGAGTTTACACAAACTATTTTACAGACTCGCACATGATAAGGAGCCGCGGCGAGTTGCTTTCTCTGGTGCGCTGCCTGCAGCGAACCATGGCGATGACTACACTCCACCACGGAAATGCCGCAGCGCTTCAGGAGGCGGTAGCAGCGCCAATTAGACCTGTGGATCCAGATGAAGCATGTTTTCAAATTAACCGCCAGCGCTTCTGCGCAAGTAGGCTGGCCTCTAGGATCGAATGGATCAGAGTAGACGAATAGGGTTGCTGTATTGTCATCCTGTTATTATCGCTCGCTACATCAAGTCGCGTTATCCAATGGGAACGCAGACTCAAGATTCTCTCACATTATTTCGAACGTTTATACTCAACTATAGCTTGGTTGTTACAGTCTCCAGAATCAACGAATCGATTTCTGGCTGCACCTAAACCAATCACACCAAGTAGTGCAGACGCAACAACCAAC contains:
- a CDS encoding GAP family protein, with amino-acid sequence MLFTALLSSLVVLALIDSTSFGTLLIPIWLLMTSQRVRVGRFFIYLSTVVGFYFLAGLMIMFSADAFLNRYGSLLESHSFLYGQITLGIVLMVVSQLMDTNKARALAAERAARGEGRILKWRNRVMGDSVSSQGSIAMLIGLALTAVVLEIATMLPYLAAIGLIASEGPSWPMSGILLFGYCIVMVVPAFVLLIGRLIAYRTLKQPLVRLDRWLVKNAQSTTAWVIGIVGFLLTANAIYDLGWVG